The region TTTGTCAAAGGAAAATTCCTTTGACAATTTTTAATGATCAACAGCTCCCGCTGCTCCAATTCCTGTATTTGCTCTAACATTTTGTGCTCTAAATAATTCTTTTTCAGATCTTCCTCTTTCTGAAGAATCTGTTTTTGAGAAGAACCAAATAGAAATAAATGCAACAGTAACAGAGAATAAAGCAGGGTGTTTATATGGGAATAAAGCTTCAGCATTTCCTAAAATTTGAACCCAAACAATTGGTCCAACAATAACTAATGTTACGGCTGTAATTAAACCAATAAATCCACCAATAAATGCACCTCTTGTAGTTAACCCTCTCCAATAAATAGATAAGAAAAGGATAGGGAAGTTTGCAGATGCTGCAATACCAAATGCAAGCCCAACCATATAAGCAATATTTTGTTGCTCAAATGCAATTCCTAAGATAACTCCAACAATACCTACAACAATTACAGTGATTTTAGAAATTTTAACAACTTGTTCATCACTTGCACTTGGATTAATTACATTTGCGTAAATATCATGTGAAATAGCACTTGCACCAGCAAGTGTAAGACCAGATACAACAGCCAAGATTGTAGCAAATGCAACAGCTGAAATAAATCCTAAGAATGCATTACCACCAAGCATGTGTGAAAGGTGAATTGATGCCATATTATTTCCACCAAATAGTTTTCCATCTGTAAAGTATTGTGCTCCATCAGCAGAATTTAAAAATGCAATTGCTCCAAAACCTACAATTGTAATAATAACCCAGAAGTATCCTACAAAACCAGTAGCATAAACAACAGATTTTCTAGCTTCTTTTGCATTTCCAACTGTAAAGAATCTCATAAGTACATGGGGTAAACCTGCAGTTCCTAGCATTAAGGCCATCCCTAAAGATATTGCTGAGATTGGATCTGAAATAAATCCTCCAGGACTTAATATAGATTCTCCAGATGCGTGGCTTTCAGTTGCTTTAACAGCTAAAGCTTCAAAATTAAATCCAAAATGATACATAATCATAATAGCCATGAAAGAAACACCAGATAGTAGTAAACAAGCTTTGATAATTTGAACCCAAGTTGTTGCTAACATTCCACCAAATGTTACATAGATAACCATCATAACACCTACAAGGATAACAGCAAACTCATATTCCATACCAAATAAAACTTGAATAAGTTTACCAGCCCCAACCATTTGTGCAATTAGATATAAAATTACAACTGATAATGAACCAAATGCAGCAAGAGTTCTAATCTCTTTTTGACCTAATCTATATGCTGCAATATCTGCAAATGTAAATTTACCAAGGTTTCTTAATTTTTCTGCCATAAAGAATAGAATAATTGGCCACCCAACTAAAAATGAAACTGCATAGATAACTCCATCATATCCCTTTAGATAAATAAGCCCAGATACACCTAAAAATGCTGCTGCAGACATATAGTCACCTGCAATTGCAAGTCCATTTTGGAAACCTGTAATTCCTCCACCCGCTGTGTAGAAGTCACTTGCAGACTTTGTTCTTTTTGCTGCCCAATATGTAATACCTAATGTACCAACAATAAAAATAAAGAACATTATAATTGCAGGAATATTTAATTCTCTTTTTGTAGCTTCAAAAGTTGCATCACCAGCAGCAAATAAGCTTAGCGATACTAGTGAGATTAGTGCTAAAATTTTAAACATTATAACATTTCCTTTACATCTTCTTTTATATCGTTTGTTAAATCATCAAATTCACCATTTGCTCTTCTTACATAAATAACTGTAGTAATAAAACTAATTACTAAGATTGCAAGGGCAATTGGAAATGCTATTGTTGTTAAACCATCACCTATTTTTGTTGCTAATATTTCTTTGTTAAATGCTATAGTTAAAATATATGCATAAAACATTACTAATACAAAAATTCCTAACTTAATACTAAAGCTAGACTTTTTTGCAACCAACTCCTTATATTTAGGATTGTTCTCAATCCTATCAACTAGTTCGTCCTTCATCTTTTCCCCTTTATAAGAACTAATTATAGTTTTCACTCTTGCTATTATCAACTTTAATTAAGTTTGACAGTAACTATAGTGATATAGCAATTTAATTATACATAGAGGAGTTGTAGTTGTGTACAAGTTATGTACAAAAAGTCATAAACTTGTATTATTTAGGTAAAAAAGTAACAAAAATGTAAAGTAGTTGACATATGCTAATTTAGGGGCTATGTAAGAGTTTTTTTGTCTTATTTTCTAAAGAGAGTAAAGCTACTCTCTTTAGTGTACAATAATTGTACATTTTGTACTGTTAGTGGTCAACTGCTCCATCTGCACCAAAACCAGTTTCAGCTCTAACACTTTGAGCTTCAAAAGCTTTTCTTTCATCTTTTGCTCTTTGTGAATTATCTGTAATAGAGAAGAACCAAATAGCAACAAATGCTGTAGTAACAGAGAATAATGCAGGGTATTTATATGGGAAAATAGCCTCTTCATTATGTAAAATACTAACCCAAACTGTTGGCCCTAATATTACAAGAATAACAGCTGTTAATAAACCAATAAAGCCACCAATAACTGCACCTCTTGTTGTAAGTCTTGACCAATAAATTGATAAAAATAAAATTGGGAAGTTAGCAGATGCTGCAATAGCAAATGCAAGACCAACCATAAATGCAATATTTTGTTGCTCAAATGCAATACCTAATAAAACACCAATAATACCAATTATAA is a window of Halarcobacter sp. DNA encoding:
- a CDS encoding cation acetate symporter; this translates as MFKILALISLVSLSLFAAGDATFEATKRELNIPAIIMFFIFIVGTLGITYWAAKRTKSASDFYTAGGGITGFQNGLAIAGDYMSAAAFLGVSGLIYLKGYDGVIYAVSFLVGWPIILFFMAEKLRNLGKFTFADIAAYRLGQKEIRTLAAFGSLSVVILYLIAQMVGAGKLIQVLFGMEYEFAVILVGVMMVIYVTFGGMLATTWVQIIKACLLLSGVSFMAIMIMYHFGFNFEALAVKATESHASGESILSPGGFISDPISAISLGMALMLGTAGLPHVLMRFFTVGNAKEARKSVVYATGFVGYFWVIITIVGFGAIAFLNSADGAQYFTDGKLFGGNNMASIHLSHMLGGNAFLGFISAVAFATILAVVSGLTLAGASAISHDIYANVINPSASDEQVVKISKITVIVVGIVGVILGIAFEQQNIAYMVGLAFGIAASANFPILFLSIYWRGLTTRGAFIGGFIGLITAVTLVIVGPIVWVQILGNAEALFPYKHPALFSVTVAFISIWFFSKTDSSERGRSEKELFRAQNVRANTGIGAAGAVDH
- a CDS encoding DUF485 domain-containing protein — protein: MKDELVDRIENNPKYKELVAKKSSFSIKLGIFVLVMFYAYILTIAFNKEILATKIGDGLTTIAFPIALAILVISFITTVIYVRRANGEFDDLTNDIKEDVKEML